The region ggggagaacatgcaaacttcacacacacaaggcggaggcgggaatcaaacccccaaccctggaggtgtggggcgaatgtgctaaccactaagccaccgtgctcccttATCTTGTTTCAGTGCCTAATAAATGATGTCCTGCTAATACATGCTTGGGAATTTTGTCACTGCTTATATCAACATTCTGAAATACTTTCCTTCATTTAAAGTGCATATCAGTCCAGTCCTTTAGCATCTCCTCTGACCTCAGACAAGAATTAAAGGTGAAAAATGAGTTCTGTAAAACCAAGATCTAATTTCACGATGGactgaataaaagtgtttgcAGTTACTGAGTGGCTGAAACCAAATACAGTTAAAGACCTGCAaagattttaaaacttttactaGCAATTAATcagaggattttatttttatttttcttacctTGTATCTTAAAAAGGGGGCCAAATAACTGGCATGGGATGAGCTGCATTTAAAAAACTTAAGACTTCCTTGGATGCATGCTGAACAAATTTACGACATTACAACCAAGATCTTCTAGATGTAAAGCTGGCACTGGAAGAGCCACGGACTGGAAGGGGCCACCTACATATTTCATGATATTTACGAATCACACAAACCAAAAGTTGCAACTTAATTCCCATCAACCCAAAGggaactttttcttttcttgctttAACTTCACCCCTTCGTACAGACCTGCATTcaaaacacacagaagcagactcTCGGTCTCATGCTTATACACCGAAAATCCCATCCATAACCACTCATGCTTAATGGGAGTGGTTACTTGGGAAATGGACCAGGAGATCGCAAGGCTACGCCCACGGCCATGTGAGGGAGAGTCATGTCCTGGGCACAAATTGCTGTAAATTACTAAAACTATCATCTCCTGATAGAtaagaattattcattcattcattcattcatcttctaccgcttatccgaactaccttgggtcacggggagcctgtgcctatctcaggcgtcatcgggcatcaaggcaggatacaccctggacggagtgccaacccatcacagggcacacacacacattcactcatgcaatcacacactagggacaattttccagagatgccaatcaacctaccatgcatgtctttggaccgggggaggaaaccagagtacctggaggaaacccccgaggcacggggagaacatgcaaactccacacacacaaggtggaggcgggaatcgaaccccgaatctggaggtgtgaggcgaacgtgctaaccactaagccaccgtgccccctagataAGAATTAGTGGCCCAATATTCAAACTAGAGTAAACTTTATGTTTCTTCATGTACTACCATTGTTCAGTCCAAGGTCCCTtgctacggtggccgagaagtgcaaaacacattaacaaatccgaaaacaaatgaataaatccgaaaacacaacgacaagtcagacaacccggaagaggtcggtatagtttgtgattggaacacatacagtaccgatcattggacaagacacctgtcactcaatgTATagatgaagttcaacagtctgccgcagggaaaagttggaatgtgtgtgtaaaagtgtacaaaatgtaTTGTCCTTACTGtcgattactgtggattaattctgttattttcttatatttacacggagaactttacacattacacataagattccatacctgtatatcttgagtgacaggtgtcttgtccaatgctCGTTaggtttccattcaaaaacgatactaaccgtttccgggttgtctgaattgtcgttgtgttttcagatttgttttcggatttgttaatctgttttgcacttctcggccaccgtacctTGCACCCAGAGGTGGGaagagtagccaaaaattgtactcaagtaaaagtactgttacttcagaataatatgactcaagtaaaaagtagacatccaaataattacttgaataagagtaaaaaagtacttggtgaaaaaactactcaagtactgagtaactgttgagtaacgtctgatttgttttttaacacgacaacaatcagacagacaaaaatacaaaataatctttaggcaaattatggctcatccaatcaataaaataaattaaaattaattaattacaaaatagtttaaattaaaataattcaggtaaattcaagtacttaataaataaaataataataaataaaaaataaatacgcacaagtaacacaaatttccaaacctttatacttttttaccaggcagaactagaacgaggcaggccataaattctcataaactgcgtgtgtgtctccagtgacagaacaacagaaggaaacacacacacacacacacacacacacacacacacacacacacacacacacacatttcatttcttttgtgttgtgattgttgcacatttgatgccttgatgaaagggcaataataatgaaatacatctctactcctttaattaatttcaggaagcctctagaactttccttagtttcaggtaaacTAAAGCTTCTGCttgtaaagctgtttttgtttctcaaaatatcttccttcatgttcatcagaacaaagagatttatacaggtttgtaacaacatgagagtgagtaaatgatgacagaattttcattttaagtgaactatccctttaaatatgtgtgttcggcgctgtaagaaacgacacgtctgacgtcatctgtttgtcggctcttgcggcgctgagtaaagttgagcataAAAAAACTCGACAAAACTGTCGTGTTGCTAAGTAacgcgtcccgccgctgagattgagtatggtcACGTGACGAGACTGaacaactacgtttgattggtgaaacacagtcacgtggtagagccttagcggaagtttctatatctgtcaaaataaaacattaaaattgatgtagaataccaaagaggtaaaaagaaaagtaacgagctcattgtagcctaatgtagcggagtaagagtacagtttcttcttcacaaatctactcaagtaaaagtaaaaagtatagtgatttaaaactactcctagaagtataattttttcaaaaacttactcaagtaaatgtaacggagtaaatggaACTCCTTACTACCCAACTCTGCTTGCACCCCACCTACTGGTTTTCTCATTCCTCTGCCATCACTGGCAGAAGGTGGCGTGctcaaataaatgaaacaaatcttCAGGAATCTACAAAGCTGTAAGAAGCTGAGTCCCAGGTACATTAGCCCCTACATGATTGCTTTTATTCACACTAAATTTGATGCCAATATCAATCCACTGTCAGATttgacaaaaataacaaaaacttcTTGTTTTTAAAATCGCAAATTCTTGAtcaaaaatcaaaaagaaaaatactaaTTTTGTTTAAGGTACCTCAAAGTTTAGGAGCGGGTGGATTGGTCATTTTGACAAGTATGACGTTTTGTGTGAGTAGACACACATTTGTCAAAATATTCAGAGCCCAAACAGCACATTTGTCTCAAAGTCTCTTTCTAGGAATCTAACACCTGTTATATTCATCTCTACTTACAATGCTTTTCTGGATGCTGCCACCACAGGCATGACCTTCACAAGCACGTCTTCTGATATGTCGTCTGTGGTGGTATATTTACTCAGGTCAAATTCCTCTTGCTCCTGTTCTGaggtcagtaacacaaacaccagcgCAGACCACTGGGAAGGAGAGAGTTTACTTTGTTTTCCAGATTTCAGGTAGTGTTGGATTTCCTCCACTAGAGAATTATCACCCatttcattcagacagtggaacatattgatggatttctctgtagGAAGATGTTCACTTATCTTCTCCTTAATGTACTGAACTGTTTCCTCTTTGTTGTGGGAGttacttcctgtctgtgttaCTAGGTGATGTAAGAGTTTCTGATTGGACTCCAGCGAGAGACCCAGAAGAAAGCGAAGGAAAAGGTCCAGATGTCCAGTTTTACTTTTTACAGCCTCATCTACTGCACTCTTGTGGACATCATCTAAGGCTTTAATTTCTTTCGTCTCCAGATCTTCAGTCTCTATAAGaacatttctcttctccttcatgaAGGTCAGGTGCACATACAGAGCTGCAAGATGCTCCTGAATGCTCAGATGAACAAAGCAGTACACTTTACTCTGGTGAAGCCCAgactcctctctgaagatctgagtacacacacctgagtacacTGCTGCTTCTGTCACATCAATGCCACACTCCATCAGATCCtcctcatagaagatcaggttccCTTTCATCAGCTGCTGAAAAGCCAGTTGTCCCAGTTTAAGAACCATTTCTTCATCACTCTCTTGCTTCTTTGAGTATTTTTCTCTTATGATGTTTGTCTGAatgatgaggaagtgtgtgtacatttgagtcagagtcttggggctctctccactctctgcttcacccaacattctctctagaacagtggctgaaatccagcagaagactgggatgtgacacatgatgtagaggctccttaatgacttcaggtgtgtgatgatattattggccaggctctgatcactgatcctcttcctgaagtactcctccTTCTGTGGGTCATTAAACCCTCGTACCTCTGTGACTCGATCCACACACTCAGAGGGGATTTGATCAGCTGCTGCAGGTCTGGAGGTGATCCAgatgagagcagagggaagcagattccctttgatcaggtttatcagcagcacaggcactgatgctgattcagttacatcacacacactcactgtgttcTGGAAATCTAGAGGAAAACGACACTCGTCCAATCcgtcaaaaatgaacagaaccttttccaaactggacatttctgtttcttttgtttcctcAAAAAAGACATGAAGGAGCTCCATCAGACTCAGTTTCTGGTCCTTCATCAAGTTCAGCTCTCTGAAAGGAAGTGGAAATACGAGGTGGACGTCCTGATTTGCCTtcccttcagcccagtccagaatgaacttctgcacagagactgtttttccgaTGCCAGCGACTCCTTTTGTCAGAACAGTTCTGATGGGTTCGTCTTGTTCAGGTAAAGGCTTAAAGATGTCATTGCATTTGATTGGTGTTTCCTCTGTTGTTGTTCTCCTGGATGCTGCTTCGATCTGTCtgacctcatgttcattattgacatctccactgtctccctctgtgatgtagagctctgtgtagatctcattcagcAGTGTTGGGACTACTGGGTTTATTATCACTCCATTCAAACACTGAACCTTCTTCTTCAGATTTAACTTGAAGGTTTTCTGTACCTCACTTCCAGCAGTGACTGCATCTTGCCTGTCATGTAGCAAAGCAAGACTCAGTTTATTTACATCACAGTTAATTCCTACTACCATATTTAGTAAGCAATCAATAAGTACTGTAgtccttaaaggtggggtctccgatttttgagaaatccttcagaaaactgagtcgggccgaataataaacaaaaatcaaaacaaaaatcaaaacaaacgtgtagccaatgagcagaaaggggcggggcttgtcaatatgggcggagagagtgttcagtgcgcatgtgtgacattagcagaaagcggttttaacattgacatggaggataaaaacaaagaaagagaagaaagacttacgataaggtaagaagtaggacgtgttaatataggatcagctttccagcgctggagagaactgaaggagcaggaagttggtcacatattcacagattggagtttcctgagtcaataactcctgagctaaacactgttactacacaaataacacctcttttctatcgtagtaatgtagagatgcagctacaaccgtgttttgtgtagtaacagtgtttagctcaggagttattgactcaggaaactccaatctgtgaacatgtgaccaactttacttaagacgccgaggcgcttttttccttctcgataggtgagtaacgttggttttgctttgttacacagaactaatatatgcctttgtcctttgcatgattatgtttgtgtgtcatttttgcttccatttgggttaggggcgtgtttgtttcggtgatttcaaatgtcaacattggctttcaaaaatcggagaccctgcctttaatattttatataaataagataGGTGTGTTATTTCCTGTATAGTTACCTTTGAATTTTTGAGCAATATTGTAAAATGTTACCAGTGCGGaatgacattttacatttccaaTGATATAACACAccaaatttaaaatgttttaagtaGCTTTCTAATATAGTTGTTCCTTGTTGCGCAAAAAaatagtgtaacagtgtggacTGTTACCTCTGTACAGATGAAAGGTCTTCGGCTTTGAAGAACTGAGAAGCCATTGATGCGTCACTCTTCAGAGATACACTGCTGAATAACATCACAGCACAAACACCATGATTTACATCATATTTACTactattactttttttaaatactggcTTCAACTAAACTTTCGATGAATTACTACAACATTTTCTCAGATGTCGAAGAGAAAATGATGGAAAACTTTGTGAAcctaaagctcaatcctagcaaaactgaactgctgatcatcaggtgattcatccccaggtcatgaccttgctatatccttgcacaacgatctgatctccccttcagccacagctcacaaccttggggtaaccatggacaatcaactgtccttttcctctcatgtacctaatgtgactcactcatgtcagtttcttctctacatCATTAGAAgcattcggccatttttgtccacacaggctgctcaggtacttgttcagtctcttgtcatttctagactggattactgcaatgcactgctggcaggtctaccgatgaacgcaatccgt is a window of Tachysurus vachellii isolate PV-2020 chromosome 3, HZAU_Pvac_v1, whole genome shotgun sequence DNA encoding:
- the LOC132842531 gene encoding NLR family CARD domain-containing protein 3-like, which produces METSEPYTDHMAPPLEKSKMLRKRSPPTEPSYVSMKSEASMNYPLLFKDAPLTACSSVSLKSDASMASQFFKAEDLSSVQRQDAVTAGSEVQKTFKLNLKKKVQCLNGVIINPVVPTLLNEIYTELYITEGDSGDVNNEHEVRQIEAASRRTTTEETPIKCNDIFKPLPEQDEPIRTVLTKGVAGIGKTVSVQKFILDWAEGKANQDVHLVFPLPFRELNLMKDQKLSLMELLHVFFEETKETEMSSLEKVLFIFDGLDECRFPLDFQNTVSVCDVTESASVPVLLINLIKGNLLPSALIWITSRPAAADQIPSECVDRVTEVRGFNDPQKEEYFRKRISDQSLANNIITHLKSLRSLYIMCHIPVFCWISATVLERMLGEAESGESPKTLTQMYTHFLIIQTNIIREKYSKKQESDEEMVLKLGQLAFQQLMKGNLIFYEEDLMECGIDVTEAAVYSGVCTQIFREESGLHQSKVYCFVHLSIQEHLAALYVHLTFMKEKRNVLIETEDLETKEIKALDDVHKSAVDEAVKSKTGHLDLFLRFLLGLSLESNQKLLHHLVTQTGSNSHNKEETVQYIKEKISEHLPTEKSINMFHCLNEMGDNSLVEEIQHYLKSGKQSKLSPSQWSALVFVLLTSEQEQEEFDLSKYTTTDDISEDVLVKVMPVVAASRKAFIRCNSMKEKGWTALISELSSETSDLNKLHLTVNTVDLSGNNLGDSGVKHLSAGLENPHCKVETLKLDSCHVSDDGCTTLASALKSDLSHIRNLYLSKNCLEDSGVKCLSDGLKNPNCKLKTLRLGCCGISDEGCAALVSALTSNPSHLKELHLTGNILGDSGVKCFCAALENPDCNLETLRLDRCEITDEGCAALASALISNSSHLRELDLSENKLKDSGVKHLSSALENPNCKLEKLRLNFCDMSDEGCAALVSAVRSNPSHLRELELHGNNLGASGRNLLSALQDDVDDDDEGRYKLLELIC